In Halogranum gelatinilyticum, the DNA window GCCGACGACGACATCCTCGACGAGCTGTTCTCTCTCATCGAGGAGCGCAAGGAGGAACTGCCGGAGGGGTCCTACACGACGTCGCTTTTCACCCACGAGAAGGGCGAGAACGCCGTCTTGGAGAAGCTCGGCGAGGAGACGACCGAACTCATCCTGGCGGCGAAAGACGACGACGAGGCAGAGCTGAAGGCGGAGGGTGCCGACCTCGTCTACCACTTCCTCGTCCTCCTGTCGATGAAGGACGTGACGCTCGACGAGTTGCGCGAGGAACTCGACGAGCGGTTCGGTCACTGAGAGACGTCTCGCAAGCATTATACAAGCGGGTCGGTAACTGCACTCCATGCCCAGTTTCGACGCCGCCGTGGAGCGGACCCTGGAGAAACAGATCTGCATGCGCTGTAACGCACGAAACCCGAAGAAGGCCAAGCAGTGCCGCAAATGTGGCTACAAACACCTTCGCCCGAAGTCGAAGGAACGCCGCGCCGCGTAAGCGCGCTCTCCTTCTCCGCGCGCTCTGCGCGGAACACTACTCTCAGAACACCGACGAGCATCGGCTGTCTCGGCTCTCTCAGAACACCGACGAGCATCGGCTGTCTCGGCTCTCTCAGAACACCGACGAGCATCGGCTGTCTCGGCTCTCTCAGAACACCGACGAGTGTCAGCTATCTCGCTTCGTCGAAGAGATCGAAAACATCGAGGCTCCCGACTCGGCCGTGTCGTCGTCGACTACCCGTCGGGATACTTCGGCTGGCGTTCCTCGGCGCGGAGGAGCGCGCGGCGGACGACGTCGCGGACGCTGTCGCCGTCGGGGTCGGCCGCGAAGACGTCGCCGTGGCCCGCGTACATGGTCGTGACGGAGTCGGGGAGGCGGTCGAGAAGCTGTGAGATGCTCTGGATGAGTCGCTCACGGGACTGGCCGGGCAGGTCAGTCCGGCCGAAGCTGCCGTTGTCGAACGCGCCGTCGTTGTGGACGACGACGTCGCCGCTGAACAGTGCCGTCTCGCCGACGAGCGAGATGTGGTCGGCGGCGTGGCCGGGCGTGTAGACGACCTCGAAAGTCTCGTCGCCCATCTCGACGGTGTCGCCGTCGTCGAGCGCGTCGGTTCGCTGGGGATGTTCGGCGTAGGCGTAGACCTCGGGACCGAACCGCTCGCAGACCGCGTCGAGTTGGTCGACGTGGTCGGAGTGTTGGTGGGTGACGACGACTGCGTCCAGTGTGTCGACGTGGTCCGCGACGACGTCGACGACGCCGGGCATCGAGCCCGCGTCGACGAGGACCGTCCGTTCGCCCGTGACGAGATACGCGTTGCAGGTGAACTGCTCGGCGTCTGCAGTCACGTTGAAGACATCCATGGGGAAGGCTTGTCACCGAAACCCAAAACTACCGGGGAAGCGGCCGATACTCCGCGAAGGGACAGGGAATGGACAGGAATCTGATACGGCACCGGATTTTTCCGTATGAAGCGGCAATCTAGACGTGCATGGGCTTTGGGAGCTACGACGAGTCCGAACAGGAGAACCAGGAGTACGATGCCGACCTCGACGAGTCAGACGGGGTCTCGTCCCGTGAAAACGACCACAAGGGGAGTATGGAGTTCGACATCGGTGCCTCGAACGACGAACTCCTCGACCGGTTGCAGGACATCAAAGAGGACGAGTAGGTGAAGCCCGGGAGCCGCGCGCTCGGCGTCGCCGCCTCGGACGGCGACGACGAAAGCACCCTCTGTGGAGCACTCGTCCGCGCGGACCGCGTCGTCGACGACTGCGTCTTCGGGCGATGCACCGTCGGCGGCACCGATGCGACTCCCGCTGTGGCTCAGCTTTTTTCGAAGCTCGGTCGCGAGGACGTCCAGTATCTCCTGCTGTCCGGCGTCGCGCCCGCGTGGTTCAATCTCTATGACCTCCAGGCGATTCACGAGACCGTCGAGCGGCCGGTCATCGCCGTCTCCTTCGAGACCAGCGAGGGGCTGGAACCGGCACTCAGCGAGCACTTTTCGGGGAACGCGCTCGACGAACGGCTCGCGACCTACCGGACCCTCCCGCCGCGGCGACGCGTCGAGGTGAACGGCGAGACGCGCTTCGTCCGCGCGGTCGGCGTCGACGACGCCGAGGCGGCCGAGATCGTCCGCGGCTTCACCCCCGAAGGCGGCCGTCCCGAGCCGTTGCGGGTCGCGCGACTGCTCGCGCGGGCGGGACGGGAGTACGGAGAGCGGGTCGAATCCATCGACGTCGCTGCCGACAGTGACAGCGACGGCGACGACGAAAGCACCCCGAATTAAGCCGACGCCGTCCCCTCCCTCGGTATGGAACAGATGGAGGGGCGTTGCGTCACCGACTGCGAACGGTGTCCCGCGCTCGTCGAGTCGCGGAGTCGAATCGTCAACGGAACCGGGCCGGCGGACGCCGACCTGCTCTTTCTCGGCGAAGGGCCCGGCGCGAACGAGGACGAACAGGGCGAGCCGTTCGTCGGCCGTTCGGGAACGGTCCTCGACGACGCGCTTCGCGACGTCGGGCTCGCGCGCGCCGACGTCCGCATCACGAACTGCGTCCGCTGTCGGCCGCCGGAGAACCGCGACCCCACCAAAGAGGAGCTCGCGAACTGCCGCGGCTATCTCGAACGCGAACTGGAACTCGTCGACCCCGAAATCATCGTCACGCTCGGGAAGGTCCCGAGCGAGCATCTGCTGGACCGCTCGGTCGCGGTGACGAAGGAGGCTGGCAGCGTCGTCGACGCGCGCATCGGCGAGTCGTCGCGGCGAGTCCTCGTGTGTGTCCATCCGGCCGCGACGCTCTACGACCGGAGCCAAAAGGAGACGTTCGAGGAGACGATTCGGAAGGCCGCCGAACTGTCGGGTGCCGGCGAGGGGTCCAGCGGCCAGTCACGGTTGGGCGATTACTGAGCCGGCGTAGCCGGTACGTCGAGAGACGGAGCGAGAGGAAGCGAGAGGAAGCGAGAGGAGAGAGGAGAGAAGTGAAAATCGGTTCTGCGTTGCGCTACCGCCAGATGGACTCGGCCATCCGCTGCGGGAAGTTCGCGATGAGGCTGAGGATGGTCTGCCCCTCGTCGTTGCCGCGGATGTACGAGCGGATCCGCTGGCTGAAGACCTCGACGGAGATGACCAACAGGAAGATGACGAGAATCGTCGCCATCATGTTGGTGTATTTGAACAGACCGCGCTGGGTCTGGAGCACCTGCCCCAGCCCGCCGCCGCCGATGAGCCCCATCGTGACCGCGATGCGGACGTTGATCTCGAGGATGTAGAAGGTCCACGCGATGAAGGGGGTGAAGACCTGGCTGAGCATCCCGAAGACGACCTTCTGGGGGCTGTTGGCACCGGTACTCTCGACGGCCTCGATGGGACCGTCCTCGACCTCTTCGAGCGCGTCGGTGAAGAGGCGACCGAGGTTGCCCATCGTGTCGGTCCCGATGGCGAGCGTCGCCGTGAACGGCGAGACGCCGCCGAGCGGGATGTAGATGAGTGCCCACACGAGTGCCGGGATGGCGCGGATGACGCTCATCGTGCCGCGGAAGATGAAGTTGAACGGATAGGGCGTCACGCGCTCGGAGCCGAGGACGCCGAGGAGGAGCGCGCCGGGGATACCGAGGACGGTCCCGGCGAAGCCCATCGCGAACGTGACGAAGACGGCCCCGAGGATGGGGTTGCCGTTCTGGAACTGCAGGAGGAGGTTCCGCTCCTGGATGAACGCCCAGTACTGGCTGACGTCGACGAAGGGAAGGAAGCCGAAGAACTCCGCTGGCGGGAAGAAGCCGCTGAGCGCGTCGGTGAACTGGGGCCAGTATCGGAGAATCTCGCCGACGGAGAAGCCGACCTCCGAGAGGGCACTCTGGAAGAAGAAGGTGAAGATGGCGAGCAGGACCAGTGAGAAGACGAGACGGACGCGTTTGTGGAACTGGATGACGGACAGTCGTTGCTTGATGCGGTCGGTGTCAGTACTCATGCGCTTGTGCGCCGCTCGTGGCGGTCGTTTCAGTGGGGGTCACTTCGCGCTCTTCGCGGATGGATTCGGTCTCGATGTCGCCGTAGATCTCGTCGATGACATCGACGGTGAAGTCCTCGCGGTAGCCGTCGAAGACGAGTTCCCCGTCTTTCATGCCGAGGAACCGCTCGCCGAACTCGCGGGCGATGTTGACCTGGTGGAGACTGGCGATGGTCGAGAGGTCGCGCTCACTGGCGGCCTGTCGGACGTAGCGCATGACCGTCTCGGCACTCGCGGGGTCGAGGCTGGCGACCGGCTCGTCGGCGAGCAGCAGGTTCGGTTTCTGCACCAGCGCGCGGGCGATGCCGACGCGCTGTTGCTGGCCACCGCTCATCTTGCCAGCACGCTGGTTGGCCTCGTCGAGGAGACCGACCGTGTCGAGCGCGCGGAGGGCTTCGTGTTTGTCGTCCTCGGCGTACAGCCCCAAGAGGCTCTTGAGGAACGAGGTGCGGCCGAGTGCACCGGTGAGCGCGTTGCCGTAGGCACTCATCTGCTCGAGGAGGTAGTGTTGCTGGAAGATCATTGCGACGTCGTTACGTGGTCCTTTGACGGGCTCGTCGTCGATGGTGATGGAGCCTGCCGACGGCTTCGTGATGCCGTTGAGACAGCGGAGGAGGGTGGATTTCCCTGCACCCGACTCCCCGAGGAGGACCACGAACTCACCGTCCGGAATGGTAAACGAAACGTCGTCCAACGCTTGGACGTCTCCGTACGATTTGCTGAGGTTCGTTACTTCTATTTTGCTCATGTGTCGTCGTTACCGGCTACCGCTGTCGCCGGATTCCTGATAATTGATTGTACAGTACACCTACGAAAAAGGTGCGATTCCTCGCGGCCGTGACAGGCTTACTGGCCCAGCGTCACGCCGAGTGCGTCCAGAACGTTCTGGACGGGCTCGTAGTCGTCGGCCGTCCCCTCGGCGACGCCCGTGAACCA includes these proteins:
- the hisE gene encoding phosphoribosyl-ATP diphosphatase, with product MADDDILDELFSLIEERKEELPEGSYTTSLFTHEKGENAVLEKLGEETTELILAAKDDDEAELKAEGADLVYHFLVLLSMKDVTLDELREELDERFGH
- the phnE gene encoding phosphonate ABC transporter, permease protein PhnE encodes the protein MSTDTDRIKQRLSVIQFHKRVRLVFSLVLLAIFTFFFQSALSEVGFSVGEILRYWPQFTDALSGFFPPAEFFGFLPFVDVSQYWAFIQERNLLLQFQNGNPILGAVFVTFAMGFAGTVLGIPGALLLGVLGSERVTPYPFNFIFRGTMSVIRAIPALVWALIYIPLGGVSPFTATLAIGTDTMGNLGRLFTDALEEVEDGPIEAVESTGANSPQKVVFGMLSQVFTPFIAWTFYILEINVRIAVTMGLIGGGGLGQVLQTQRGLFKYTNMMATILVIFLLVISVEVFSQRIRSYIRGNDEGQTILSLIANFPQRMAESIWR
- a CDS encoding DUF5786 family protein; translation: MGFGSYDESEQENQEYDADLDESDGVSSRENDHKGSMEFDIGASNDELLDRLQDIKEDE
- a CDS encoding endonuclease dU, with the translated sequence MKPGSRALGVAASDGDDESTLCGALVRADRVVDDCVFGRCTVGGTDATPAVAQLFSKLGREDVQYLLLSGVAPAWFNLYDLQAIHETVERPVIAVSFETSEGLEPALSEHFSGNALDERLATYRTLPPRRRVEVNGETRFVRAVGVDDAEAAEIVRGFTPEGGRPEPLRVARLLARAGREYGERVESIDVAADSDSDGDDESTPN
- the phnC gene encoding phosphonate ABC transporter ATP-binding protein, with the translated sequence MSKIEVTNLSKSYGDVQALDDVSFTIPDGEFVVLLGESGAGKSTLLRCLNGITKPSAGSITIDDEPVKGPRNDVAMIFQQHYLLEQMSAYGNALTGALGRTSFLKSLLGLYAEDDKHEALRALDTVGLLDEANQRAGKMSGGQQQRVGIARALVQKPNLLLADEPVASLDPASAETVMRYVRQAASERDLSTIASLHQVNIAREFGERFLGMKDGELVFDGYREDFTVDVIDEIYGDIETESIREEREVTPTETTATSGAQAHEY
- a CDS encoding MBL fold metallo-hydrolase gives rise to the protein MDVFNVTADAEQFTCNAYLVTGERTVLVDAGSMPGVVDVVADHVDTLDAVVVTHQHSDHVDQLDAVCERFGPEVYAYAEHPQRTDALDDGDTVEMGDETFEVVYTPGHAADHISLVGETALFSGDVVVHNDGAFDNGSFGRTDLPGQSRERLIQSISQLLDRLPDSVTTMYAGHGDVFAADPDGDSVRDVVRRALLRAEERQPKYPDG
- a CDS encoding uracil-DNA glycosylase translates to MEQMEGRCVTDCERCPALVESRSRIVNGTGPADADLLFLGEGPGANEDEQGEPFVGRSGTVLDDALRDVGLARADVRITNCVRCRPPENRDPTKEELANCRGYLERELELVDPEIIVTLGKVPSEHLLDRSVAVTKEAGSVVDARIGESSRRVLVCVHPAATLYDRSQKETFEETIRKAAELSGAGEGSSGQSRLGDY
- a CDS encoding 50S ribosomal protein L40e gives rise to the protein MPSFDAAVERTLEKQICMRCNARNPKKAKQCRKCGYKHLRPKSKERRAA